A region of the Streptomyces sp. NBC_00442 genome:
TCCCTGGCGAGCCTGGCGGTGATCTCCGCCTCCACGATCCGCCCGGCGGACTGCGTAACCAGCAGCGCTTCGCAGCGGTACAGCGGGTCGGCCATCAAGTTGAACACGGCTGACTTGCGGTTGCCTGGCGGCAGCGCGACGACCACGAACACGTTCACGGGCTCGCGCCACCGGCTGCGGACGTGGACCACGGCGCGGCCCCCGGCAGCAGTGCCGAGCACGGCGAGCGCGAGGGAGGCGGCCATGTCCACGGGTGTCTGCGTCTCTTCCGCGACCGCGCGCACGTAGTCGCCCAGCCAGGCCGGGAAGACCTCGGTGGGGAACGCCGGCAGTTCCCGGCGGGCGGTGAGTGGGATCGGCTCCTCCCACGGCGCGGCCGCTGCCTCCTGAGCGTCCAGTGCTTCGAAGCCCGCCCACAGCTCCGAGCTGTCCACGGGCTGTGTGGTCATGCCGCCCCTCCCAGGGTGTTGCGGGCGCTGCGCTGGATGCCGTCGCGGATGCTGGCCGCGATACGGGAAGGCGCGAGCCCCTCCGGTGCGGCGGCGGTGAGCGCGTCGGTGACCTCCGTCTCCGTGAGGGTCCCCGTGGCGATGAGGCGGCCGAGGGCGTACGCCGCGTTGTAGAGCGTGGTGTTCTGGGCTCCGGTGACGGCGGCAGCCACCTTGGCGACCTCACCGTTCAGGGCGGCCGACGCGTACCGGTCCGCCTTGCCGATCCGGGAGCGGAGCACGGCTACAGGAACGGGGGCGGGTGCGGGCGGCGTGATGAGGAGGTCACAGAGCCACGTGGGGAGGGGGGCCGGGGGTGCGTCGTGAATGATCTCGTACGAGCCGGTGCCCACCGTGCTGCCGGCCGCGACCACGTATCCACCCCAGGCTCGCGTGTCGACCTTCCACCCAAGGCGTCCTGCGCTCCCACGTAGCTGCTTTTCGGCAGGGGCGGTGAAGTACACGTGCTGTCCGCCACGGCGGGTGC
Encoded here:
- a CDS encoding bifunctional DNA primase/polymerase; protein product: MTPTPAPTLLRAALAAAERGWPVFPLRPGDKRPAGHPERNCPRTGRCADGHRTPEQRATLDPGSITACWKAAPYNVGIATGPAGLLVVDLDIPKDDDGPAPQEWAGGTDGLDVFAMLCERASERLPTETFTVRTRRGGQHVYFTAPAEKQLRGSAGRLGWKVDTRAWGGYVVAAGSTVGTGSYEIIHDAPPAPLPTWLCDLLITPPAPAPVPVAVLRSRIGKADRYASAALNGEVAKVAAAVTGAQNTTLYNAAYALGRLIATGTLTETEVTDALTAAAPEGLAPSRIAASIRDGIQRSARNTLGGAA